The proteins below come from a single Ictalurus furcatus strain D&B chromosome 15, Billie_1.0, whole genome shotgun sequence genomic window:
- the si:ch211-207e14.4 gene encoding interleukin-17 receptor D isoform X2, translating to MPWLCHSFLGLQNPEICQHYVHAPQNVTIEFMESQNPKYDTVVVSWRPSQYGIVFLRGFLVSLQTLGGTQITCQLFLLHNNMSLSAVHAQRVYYSDPFTDLSLGTQYAVTVMALPVPEIWDKFYHSKLFFTRSCPEKNGLEHCKTDWYPRYLEVHKDNKDIAVTFNLAPKDLEINRYLLSCYGGGSRSFEIIQPDFTVNSTYHTYRLLNLHTETNYTCEIAADIVDAVRKTFFVQVQHNVKEPLTLHKEVVSLAVLFSVGVLLAASLTFIFAIHWQKKQKKKSAKTEIPSDITEEYYDDYTEHQFLPVANKPNPPRLLICYSSSDGSAHVKVVLQLATFVQKHMATEVHLDMWDALSMTEEGDLGWYCRKIKESDFVLVICSKSLNKRQHKHREEEVDQKTNTSLAIIAIIGEEILRAKSLGQDLSKYMTAIFEYSKKSDIPTMLSLASHYTLPKDLPLLFSHLHGVALQKPGGYLLIENISQNGYSKLPAGAALLLAIEDARILISGL from the exons ATGCCATGGCTGTGTCATTCTTTTTTAGGTCTGCAGAATCCTGAGATCTGCCAGCATTATGTGCATGCTCCACAGAATGTCACCATTGAGTTTATGGAAAGTCAGAATCCTAAGTATGATACTGTTGTTGTGTCTTGGAGGCCTAGCCAATACG GTATTGTTTTTTTGCGTGGTTTCCTAGTTTCCCTCCAGACTTTAGGTGGCACTCAGATCACATGTCAGCTCTTCCTCCTTCATAACAATATGTCACTCTCCGCTGTGCATGCTCAAAGG GTGTATTACTCCGATCCTTTCACAGATCTCTCTCTGGGTACCCAGTACGctgtgactgtgatggcccttcCAGTTCCTGAGATCTGGGACAAATTTTATCATAGCAAATTGTTCTTCACACGCT CGTGTCCTGAGAAAAATGGCTTGGAGCACTGCAAAACAG ACTGGTATCCCAGATATCTAGAAGTCCACAAGGACAACAAGGATATTGCTGTGACTTTTAACTTGGCACCTAAGGATTTGGAAATCAATCGCTATTTATTATCATGCTATGGAGGGGGCTCACGCAGCTTTGAAATTATTCAACca GACTTCACTGTAAACAGCACTTATCATACATACCGTTTGCTCAATCTCCACACAGAGACCAACTACACTTGTGAG aTTGCAGCAGATATTGTGGATGCTGTTAGGAAAACTTTCTTTGTTCAAGTACAGCACAATGTAAAAG AGCCTTTAACTTTACACAAGGAGGTTGTCTCTTTAGCAGTACTCTTCTCTGTGGGTGTTCTACTAGCAGCCTCCTTAACTTTCATCTTTGCTATTCACTGGcagaaaaaacagaagaaaaagtcAGCAAAGACTGAGATTCCATCAG ACATAACTGAGGAATATTATGATGACTATACAGAGCATCAGTTTCTACCAGTAGCCAACAAGCCCAATCCTCCGCGACTCCTGATTTGCTACTCAAGCAGTGACGGTTCTGCCCATGTAAAGGTTGTCTTGCAATTGGCAACGTTTGTGCAAAAGCATATGGCTACTGAG GTACATTTGGATATGTGGGATGCCTTAAGTATGACCGAGGAGGGAGATTTGGGGTGGTATTGCAGGAAGATAAAGGAGAGTGACTTTGTGCTCGTCATCTGCTCCAAGAGTCTCAACAAGAGACAGCATAAACACAGAGAAGAAGAAGTGGACCAAAAGACAAATACCTCTTTAGCCATTATAGCCATAATTGGAGAAGAGATATTACGTGCCAAATCTCTAGGTCAGGACCTCTCCAAATACATGACTGCCATTTTTGAGTATTCAAAGAAGTCAGACATCCCCACCATGTTAAGTTTGGCCTCTCATTATACTCTTCCAAAGGATTTGCCACTGCTCTTCTCTCATCTCCATGGAGTGGCTTTACAGAAGCCTGGAGGTTACCTACTGATAGAAAACATCTCACAGAATGGCTACTCTAAGCTCCCAGCTGGTGCAGCATTACTACTTGCTATTGAAGACGCACGGATACTGATCTCTGGTTTGTAA